One segment of Mastomys coucha isolate ucsf_1 unplaced genomic scaffold, UCSF_Mcou_1 pScaffold23, whole genome shotgun sequence DNA contains the following:
- the LOC116072623 gene encoding olfactory receptor 143-like produces MQMTMENKSSVSEFILIGLTDQPELQLPLFALFLMNYTATVMGNLSLMSLICLNSNRHTPMYFFIFNLSFIDFCYSLVSTPKMLMSFVLEKNTISFRGCMTQLFFYCVFVNSESYVLTAMAYDRYVAICQPLMYQVVMSPKIRCLLIFGSYLMGFISAMTHTGCMVRLSFCDSNIINHYMCDIFPLLQLSCSSTYVNELMSYVVVGTSIIFCCLIILVSYAMILFNIIHMSSGKGWSKALGTCGSHIITVSLFYGSGLLAYVKPSSDETVGQAKFFSVFYTLLVPMLNPLIYSLRNKDVKVAVKKTWKRITS; encoded by the coding sequence ATGCAAATGACTATGGAAAATAAATCTTCAGTGTCAGAATTTATTCTTATTGGACTTACAGACCAACCTGAGCTCCAGCTGCCCCTATTTGCTCTGTTCTTGATGAACTACACAGCCACTGTGATGGGCAACTTAAGCTTAATGAGTCTCATTTGCCTAAACTCAAACCGTCACACCCCCATGTACTTTTTCATCTTCAATCTGTCTTTTATTGATTTCTGTTATTCATTAGTCTCTACTCCCAAAATGCTGATGAgttttgttttagagaagaaCACCATCTCATTCAGAGGATGCATGACTCAGCTGTTTTTCTACTGTGTTTTTGTGAACTCTGAGAGTTATGTGCTGACAGCCATGGCCTATgatcgctatgtggccatctgccagCCATTAATGTACCAGGTTGTTATGTCCCCTAAGATCCGTTGTCTATTGATATTTGGTTCTTACTTGATGGGGTTTATTAGTGCCATGACTCACACAGGATGTATGGTCAGGCTCAGTTTTTGTGATTCTAACATCATCAACCACTACATGTGTGACATCTTCCCTCTCCTTCAACTCTCGTGCAGTAGCACCTATGTCAATGAACTTATGAGCTATGTTGTGGTGGGCACATCTATCATTTTTTGTTGCCTAATTATCTTAGTCTCATATGCTATGATCCTCTTCAATATCATTCATATGTCTTCAGGTAAGGGTTGGTCCAAAGCTTTGGGCACTTGTGGGTCTCACATCATAACTGTTAGTCTCTTCTATGGATCTGGGCTGCTTGCTTATGTCAAGCCATCATCTGATGAAACTGTGGGTCAGGCAAAGTTTTTCTCAGTGTTTTACACTTTATTGGTGCCCATGTTGAACCCTCTCATTTATAGCCTCAGAAACAAGGATGTCAAGGTTGCTGTGaaaaaaacctggaaaagaaTCACCAGCTGA